In Porphyrobacter sp. LM 6, one DNA window encodes the following:
- a CDS encoding Smr/MutS family protein, with product MTGPVRGPSGLSKAEQAAWAHLAASVTPMPGRKRPKPPAPAEPARKAVADTATAPSGKPPAPPKAQRPPRTVPGVPPAPTAPGLDSHWDRRVKAGRLEPELTLDLHGHTLDTAYDRIMAGLDQARAMGARVVLVVAGRERPVDPADRMAKRGAIRAKLLDWLAASRHANAISAVRRAHIRHGGEGALYLILKRTG from the coding sequence ATGACCGGGCCAGTGCGCGGACCGAGCGGTCTGTCCAAGGCCGAGCAGGCCGCCTGGGCGCATTTGGCCGCGAGCGTGACCCCGATGCCGGGACGCAAGCGCCCCAAGCCGCCTGCTCCCGCCGAGCCTGCACGCAAAGCCGTCGCTGACACCGCCACCGCGCCCTCCGGCAAACCGCCCGCGCCGCCCAAGGCGCAGCGTCCGCCCAGAACCGTGCCGGGCGTTCCCCCTGCGCCCACCGCACCGGGCCTCGATTCGCACTGGGACCGTCGGGTCAAGGCCGGACGGCTTGAACCCGAACTGACGCTCGACCTCCACGGTCACACGCTCGATACCGCCTACGACCGGATCATGGCCGGGCTCGATCAGGCCCGCGCCATGGGTGCGCGGGTGGTGCTGGTGGTGGCGGGGCGTGAACGTCCCGTCGATCCGGCCGACCGCATGGCGAAACGCGGTGCGATCCGCGCCAAGCTGCTCGACTGGCTCGCCGCGAGCCGCCACGCCAACGCGATTTCGGCGGTGCGCCGCGCGCATATCCGCCACGGCGGCGAGGGTGCGCTCTACCTCATTCTCAAGCGGACGGGCTGA
- the secB gene encoding protein-export chaperone SecB encodes MAEQEGVLTDLDNAAAGGEPKANGADTQPAVGIITQYVKDLSVENPNAPDVFQWPEAPQIDVQFNIGAENVSPDVHEVTLKLTLTATSQRGNIYMVDLAYCGLVGMRNVPEDQAHAFLYAEAPRLLFPFARRVVADAVRDAGFPPLMVDPVDFGGIYAQQLAARRAEEAAGGTPITPVTGNA; translated from the coding sequence ATGGCCGAGCAAGAAGGCGTCCTCACCGATCTCGACAATGCTGCTGCGGGCGGCGAACCCAAGGCCAACGGGGCCGACACCCAGCCCGCGGTCGGGATCATCACCCAGTATGTGAAGGATCTCTCGGTCGAAAATCCGAATGCGCCCGACGTGTTCCAGTGGCCCGAGGCGCCGCAGATCGACGTGCAGTTCAACATCGGCGCCGAAAACGTGAGCCCCGACGTCCACGAAGTGACGCTCAAGCTGACGCTCACGGCAACCTCGCAGCGCGGCAATATCTACATGGTTGATCTGGCCTATTGCGGCCTCGTCGGGATGCGCAATGTGCCCGAAGATCAGGCCCACGCCTTCCTTTATGCCGAAGCGCCGCGCCTGCTGTTCCCGTTCGCCCGCCGCGTCGTGGCTGATGCGGTGCGCGATGCCGGCTTCCCGCCGCTGATGGTGGATCCGGTCGATTTCGGCGGGATTTACGCGCAGCAGCTCGCCGCGCGCCGCGCCGAGGAAGCAGCCGGAGGCACCCCGATCACGCCGGTGACCGGCAACGCCTGA
- a CDS encoding DUF4345 family protein, with the protein MILLLRAALGVLGLLYLAIGTGFLFAPVQLGETFGVAAAGAQGLASMRADFTGFFWVLGGSMAWSAWRTHGGALWAAAALIGIALAGRALSLLIDGNYPTALLPMAVEVLSLVIVIVAARHFGKGN; encoded by the coding sequence ATGATATTGCTTCTGCGTGCGGCGCTTGGTGTGCTCGGGCTGCTTTATCTGGCCATCGGGACGGGGTTTCTGTTCGCGCCTGTGCAACTGGGAGAGACCTTCGGGGTCGCGGCGGCGGGTGCGCAGGGACTGGCGAGCATGCGCGCGGATTTCACCGGGTTCTTCTGGGTCCTGGGCGGATCGATGGCATGGAGCGCATGGCGCACGCACGGCGGGGCGCTGTGGGCGGCGGCGGCGCTGATCGGCATCGCACTCGCGGGACGCGCCCTCAGCCTGCTGATCGACGGGAACTACCCCACCGCCTTGCTACCAATGGCAGTCGAAGTGCTATCACTGGTTATCGTGATCGTCGCCGCACGCCACTTTGGCAAGGGCAACTAG
- a CDS encoding bifunctional phosphopantothenoylcysteine decarboxylase/phosphopantothenate synthase — MVTGRFPRILLVVGGGIAAYKACELVRLIRKGGGDVTCVVTKGGQQFVTPMALAALSENQVYTNLFDLKNEAEMGHIQLSREADLVVVCPATADLLAKMASGIADDLATTLILATDKPVMAVPAMNVRMWEHEATQRNVALLNSAGVTVLQPDEGAMACGEFGYGRLPEPEVIWRAIAEHCGIELPEPVASGRAVIEVEALEPEEAEEETADSPMGGLGGLLARIIPRSTAKRSHEEIEAELEEELSPVEDEELAAPEEPEPDFAPDLGGPLLATKGKANAAPPVDISAINHAVDPRKSAPEPLAPEIPDEIEAIIGEVPEGADFGLPEGHRPLAGRHVLVTAGPTWEAIDPVRYIANRSSGKQGFAVAAAAAALGARVTLVAGPVSLKTPAGVTRVDVESAMDMADAVRRALPADVAVMVAAVADWRPKEYRDEKIKKRGSAPPALMLTENPDILTNVAGIKNRPELVIGFAAETENILEFAKAKRKRKGADWIVANDVSGDVMGGDRNRVHIVSTEGVETLEEMPKSAVAMALAERIAAALHAEAAE; from the coding sequence GTGGTGACGGGCAGGTTCCCGCGCATCCTGCTGGTCGTGGGCGGCGGTATTGCCGCGTACAAGGCCTGCGAGCTCGTGCGCCTGATCCGCAAGGGCGGCGGCGATGTCACCTGTGTGGTGACCAAGGGCGGGCAGCAGTTCGTCACCCCTATGGCACTTGCAGCGCTTTCCGAGAATCAGGTCTACACCAACCTCTTCGATCTCAAGAACGAAGCAGAGATGGGCCACATCCAGCTCAGCCGTGAGGCCGATCTGGTGGTGGTCTGCCCGGCGACCGCCGATCTGCTCGCCAAGATGGCAAGCGGGATCGCCGATGACCTTGCCACCACGCTGATCCTCGCCACCGATAAGCCGGTCATGGCCGTCCCGGCAATGAATGTCCGGATGTGGGAGCATGAGGCGACCCAGCGCAATGTCGCCCTCCTCAATTCGGCCGGCGTCACGGTGCTCCAGCCCGATGAAGGCGCGATGGCCTGCGGCGAATTTGGCTACGGTCGCCTGCCCGAGCCCGAAGTGATCTGGCGCGCGATTGCCGAGCATTGCGGCATCGAATTGCCCGAGCCAGTGGCTTCGGGCCGCGCGGTGATCGAGGTCGAGGCACTTGAGCCTGAAGAGGCCGAAGAAGAGACGGCCGATTCGCCGATGGGCGGACTCGGCGGCCTTCTGGCACGGATCATTCCGCGTTCGACCGCCAAGCGCAGCCACGAGGAGATCGAAGCCGAGCTGGAAGAGGAGCTTTCGCCCGTCGAAGACGAGGAGTTGGCAGCGCCGGAAGAGCCCGAACCCGATTTCGCGCCCGATCTCGGTGGGCCGCTGCTGGCGACCAAGGGCAAGGCCAATGCCGCCCCGCCGGTCGATATTTCGGCGATCAACCATGCGGTTGACCCGCGCAAGTCTGCGCCCGAGCCCCTCGCCCCCGAGATTCCGGACGAAATCGAAGCGATCATCGGCGAGGTGCCCGAAGGCGCGGATTTCGGCCTGCCGGAAGGGCATCGCCCGCTGGCTGGTCGTCACGTGCTGGTCACCGCCGGCCCGACTTGGGAAGCGATCGATCCGGTGCGCTACATCGCCAACCGTTCGAGCGGAAAGCAGGGCTTCGCGGTCGCTGCCGCTGCGGCCGCGCTGGGCGCAAGGGTGACGCTGGTGGCCGGGCCGGTGTCGCTCAAGACCCCCGCCGGCGTGACCCGTGTGGATGTCGAAAGCGCGATGGACATGGCCGATGCGGTCAGGCGCGCGCTGCCGGCCGATGTCGCTGTGATGGTGGCGGCAGTGGCAGACTGGCGGCCCAAGGAATATCGCGACGAGAAAATCAAGAAGCGCGGCTCGGCCCCGCCGGCACTGATGCTGACCGAGAATCCCGACATTCTCACCAACGTCGCCGGGATCAAGAACCGGCCCGAACTGGTAATCGGCTTCGCTGCCGAGACCGAGAACATCCTCGAATTCGCCAAGGCCAAGCGCAAGCGCAAGGGTGCGGATTGGATCGTTGCCAATGACGTGAGCGGCGATGTGATGGGCGGCGACCGCAACCGCGTGCACATCGTCAGCACCGAGGGGGTCGAGACGCTCGAGGAAATGCCCAAGAGCGCGGTGGCGATGGCGCTGGCTGAACGCATCGCCGCGGCCCTGCACGCCGAAGCTGCCGAATGA
- the murJ gene encoding murein biosynthesis integral membrane protein MurJ, translating into MSLIKNVGTIGGLTLVSRIFGFARDILLARVLGAGGVADAWQLAFQLPNLFRRLFAEGAFASAFVPLFNRHMAEGESEARRFAAEVLAVLLPILVVFGALMMLAMPWVLWAFANGELRGDAPTYALAVTMGQIAFPYLMFMSLATLVAAILNSLSRFAAAAAAPILLNICLLAALVWGAFQTPGEATRAATGIGLAIAVSVSGLLQLVWLAWFMRRAGFRIPRQRPRITDRVKEMGVLIVPAVFGAGVYQISRFIDLAFIRGLPDGSLTYMAMADRWNQLPLGIIGIALGTAILPALSRYISRAEDEEAVRLQANAIELAMLLTLPCAVALFFTGFAFVKAFMEGQAFTEEDARITGMVTSALVVGLPAYVLVKVLTPNFFARRDTRTPVYTAAASLVVTVVLNLVLVPLLGVVGLALAGAIGAWVNIALLGAILARRGFFRLPARVVGRIGRIVLASALMGAALWGLMRVIAPWLGGPFTMRLLAVGAILAVSLVTYGAGTVLLGVLDKATVQRLMRRQS; encoded by the coding sequence ATGAGCCTGATCAAGAACGTCGGCACGATCGGCGGCCTCACTCTGGTGAGCCGCATCTTCGGGTTCGCGCGCGACATCCTCTTGGCGCGGGTGCTGGGAGCGGGCGGCGTGGCGGATGCGTGGCAACTCGCCTTTCAGCTTCCCAACCTGTTCCGTCGCCTGTTTGCCGAAGGCGCTTTCGCTTCGGCCTTCGTGCCGCTGTTCAATCGCCACATGGCCGAGGGCGAGAGCGAGGCGCGACGCTTTGCAGCCGAAGTTCTTGCCGTTTTGCTGCCGATCCTCGTGGTGTTCGGCGCATTGATGATGCTCGCCATGCCGTGGGTGTTGTGGGCTTTCGCCAATGGAGAATTGCGCGGCGATGCGCCCACCTATGCCCTGGCCGTTACGATGGGCCAAATCGCCTTTCCCTACCTCATGTTCATGAGTCTGGCGACGCTGGTCGCAGCTATCCTTAATTCGCTGTCGCGCTTTGCCGCCGCTGCCGCTGCGCCGATCCTGCTCAATATCTGCCTGCTCGCCGCGTTGGTTTGGGGCGCGTTCCAAACCCCGGGCGAGGCGACCCGCGCAGCGACCGGCATAGGCCTTGCGATCGCGGTATCGGTAAGTGGGTTGCTCCAACTCGTGTGGCTCGCGTGGTTCATGCGCCGGGCGGGCTTCCGCATTCCACGCCAGCGCCCGCGCATCACCGACCGGGTCAAGGAAATGGGCGTGCTCATCGTGCCGGCTGTGTTCGGCGCGGGTGTCTACCAGATCAGCCGTTTCATCGACCTCGCCTTCATCCGCGGGCTGCCCGACGGAAGCCTCACTTACATGGCGATGGCGGACCGCTGGAACCAGCTGCCGCTCGGCATCATCGGGATCGCGCTCGGCACCGCGATCCTGCCCGCACTTTCGCGTTACATCAGCCGCGCCGAGGACGAGGAAGCCGTCCGTCTGCAGGCCAATGCGATCGAGCTTGCCATGCTGCTCACTCTGCCCTGCGCGGTGGCGCTGTTCTTCACCGGGTTCGCCTTCGTCAAGGCATTCATGGAGGGACAAGCCTTTACCGAAGAGGATGCCCGGATCACCGGCATGGTCACCTCGGCGCTGGTCGTGGGCTTGCCAGCCTATGTTCTGGTCAAGGTTCTGACCCCCAACTTCTTCGCCCGTCGTGACACCAGAACTCCGGTCTATACTGCTGCGGCCTCGCTGGTGGTGACGGTCGTGCTCAACCTCGTGCTCGTGCCCTTGCTCGGGGTGGTCGGGCTGGCGCTGGCGGGCGCGATCGGGGCCTGGGTCAATATCGCCCTGCTCGGCGCGATCCTTGCGCGCCGCGGGTTCTTCCGCCTGCCTGCAAGGGTGGTAGGGCGGATCGGGCGGATCGTGCTCGCATCGGCGCTTATGGGAGCGGCTCTTTGGGGGCTGATGCGGGTCATCGCTCCGTGGCTTGGAGGCCCCTTTACCATGCGTCTGCTGGCGGTGGGCGCGATCCTCGCGGTCAGCCTCGTCACCTATGGCGCAGGCACGGTGCTGCTCGGCGTACTCGACAAGGCGACGGTGCAGCGCCTAATGCGCCGCCAGAGCTAA
- the dut gene encoding dUTP diphosphatase, which yields MSLPVGVKIKRLSHGEGLPLPAYTTSGAAGMDVVSAEDVTLAPGARHAVATGLAMAIPQGYEIQVRPRSGLALKHGISVPNTPGTIDSDYRGELKVILINLGSEPFAIARGDRVAQLVLAPVVQAAWDEVEELDATERGAGGFGSTGGHAKL from the coding sequence ATGAGCCTTCCGGTCGGTGTTAAGATCAAGCGGCTGTCGCACGGCGAAGGCCTGCCGCTGCCCGCCTATACGACGTCCGGCGCCGCCGGGATGGACGTGGTCAGCGCCGAAGATGTGACGCTTGCGCCGGGTGCGCGGCACGCAGTGGCGACCGGCCTCGCGATGGCGATCCCTCAGGGCTACGAAATCCAGGTCCGCCCGCGATCCGGGCTGGCGCTAAAGCACGGTATCTCCGTGCCCAACACACCCGGCACGATCGACAGCGACTATCGCGGCGAACTCAAGGTGATCCTGATCAACCTCGGAAGCGAACCCTTCGCCATCGCTCGTGGCGACCGCGTCGCGCAGCTGGTGCTGGCGCCGGTGGTGCAGGCTGCGTGGGACGAAGTTGAAGAACTCGACGCGACCGAACGCGGCGCAGGCGGCTTCGGCTCGACCGGCGGCCACGCGAAGCTTTGA
- the mltA gene encoding murein transglycosylase A produces the protein MRSVLAFALLVMLAGCGRIIPQGSLPPPVATAPPPVSTVPPPVATIITDNAVRAGVAPGPALATLPVSDADAHGALVSFVESCPRLLKREDASGLTRPDDWREACETARGVAPAQARAFFAQTFAPVQVGDGKAFATGYFEPEIAGSRTRRPGFEVPVYGMPSDLVRGWFDFITPEARTGTPPLGRYDEQGRFVLYHDRAAIEDGAITATAPVIAWAADPVEFFFLQIQGSGRLITPEGEVIRIGYAGQNGREYIGIGGVMRSRGLLGTGPGQYPGSMQGIMAYIRDNPQEGRDMMRLNKSWIFFKELTGDGPLGALGVPVRRESSVAVDPAFVPLGAPVWLDLDRQEAAGLWVAQDTGGAIKGANRFDTFWGAGTDARVIAGGMSGRGRAYVLLPKVAAVRLGTAQR, from the coding sequence ATGCGCTCGGTGCTGGCGTTCGCGTTGCTGGTGATGCTGGCAGGGTGCGGACGCATCATCCCGCAAGGCAGCCTCCCGCCACCCGTCGCAACCGCGCCGCCGCCAGTCTCAACCGTGCCGCCGCCGGTCGCCACCATCATTACGGACAACGCTGTGCGGGCGGGTGTGGCGCCCGGCCCAGCGCTGGCCACCCTGCCCGTGAGTGATGCCGATGCGCACGGCGCGCTGGTAAGCTTCGTCGAATCCTGCCCCCGTCTCCTCAAGCGCGAGGATGCCAGCGGCCTGACCCGCCCGGACGACTGGCGCGAGGCTTGCGAGACGGCGCGGGGTGTTGCCCCGGCCCAGGCGCGCGCCTTCTTCGCGCAGACCTTCGCACCGGTGCAGGTCGGTGATGGCAAGGCTTTCGCTACCGGCTATTTCGAGCCCGAGATCGCCGGCAGCCGCACCCGCCGCCCGGGCTTCGAGGTGCCGGTCTACGGGATGCCGAGCGATCTGGTGCGCGGCTGGTTCGACTTCATCACGCCCGAGGCACGCACCGGCACGCCGCCCTTGGGGCGCTATGACGAGCAGGGCCGCTTCGTGCTCTATCACGACCGCGCCGCAATCGAGGATGGCGCGATCACCGCCACCGCGCCGGTGATCGCGTGGGCGGCGGATCCGGTCGAGTTCTTTTTCCTCCAGATCCAGGGCTCGGGCCGCTTGATCACCCCCGAAGGCGAGGTGATCCGGATCGGCTATGCCGGCCAGAACGGCCGCGAATATATCGGCATTGGCGGGGTCATGCGGTCCCGCGGCCTGCTCGGCACCGGGCCTGGGCAGTATCCGGGCTCGATGCAGGGCATCATGGCCTATATCCGCGACAACCCGCAGGAAGGCCGGGACATGATGCGGCTCAACAAGAGCTGGATCTTCTTCAAGGAGCTGACGGGCGATGGCCCGCTCGGCGCGCTCGGCGTGCCGGTGCGGCGCGAGAGCTCGGTCGCGGTCGATCCCGCCTTCGTGCCGCTCGGCGCGCCGGTGTGGCTCGATCTTGACCGGCAAGAGGCAGCCGGCCTGTGGGTCGCGCAGGATACCGGCGGGGCGATCAAGGGCGCCAACCGCTTCGATACCTTTTGGGGTGCGGGCACGGATGCGCGGGTGATTGCGGGCGGCATGAGCGGGCGCGGGCGCGCCTATGTGCTGCTGCCCAAGGTCGCCGCTGTCCGGCTTGGCACGGCGCAGCGATGA
- a CDS encoding YjhX family toxin: MNISKHEQRVLHVLAQGGLIRYRRDAHGKVIEIDCFNRDGFRLTDCSLPVFERLRRRRLIRSVEGQPYRITREGLAAVRAQLDNR, translated from the coding sequence TTGAACATCTCGAAACACGAGCAGCGCGTGCTGCACGTCCTCGCGCAGGGCGGATTGATCCGTTATCGGCGTGACGCCCACGGCAAAGTCATTGAAATCGATTGCTTCAACCGCGATGGCTTCCGACTCACGGATTGCAGCTTGCCAGTATTCGAAAGGCTGCGACGCCGCCGTCTGATCCGAAGCGTGGAGGGGCAGCCCTACCGCATCACCCGTGAAGGGCTGGCCGCTGTGCGGGCCCAGCTCGATAATCGCTGA
- a CDS encoding Tim44/TimA family putative adaptor protein, with the protein MKTVLEIVLLAMVAAFLGLRLYSVLGRRAEQEEESVPQRFDADDKPSGLPRPAPAAPVVAPRPPELEGVMPAVERGLREIAAADSRFNISQFLEGARAAYRMVLEAFWKGDRETLRELCDDDVYEGFIAAIDAREAAAETLENTLIRIEEVRVHSASLDGRTARIALLFVADIAALTRDKDGNIIGGSLDDAIESRDVWTFSRNVTARDPNWLLDETDEG; encoded by the coding sequence ATGAAGACTGTGCTTGAAATCGTTCTCCTCGCCATGGTGGCCGCGTTCCTCGGCTTGCGGCTCTACTCGGTGCTCGGTCGCCGGGCCGAGCAGGAAGAGGAATCAGTGCCGCAGCGGTTCGATGCTGATGACAAGCCGTCGGGCCTGCCGCGCCCCGCTCCGGCCGCTCCGGTCGTTGCCCCGCGCCCGCCCGAACTGGAAGGGGTGATGCCTGCCGTGGAACGGGGTCTGCGTGAAATTGCCGCTGCCGACAGCCGCTTCAACATCAGCCAGTTCCTCGAAGGTGCGCGTGCGGCCTACCGCATGGTGCTCGAAGCGTTCTGGAAGGGCGACCGCGAGACCCTGCGCGAACTGTGCGACGACGATGTCTATGAAGGCTTCATCGCCGCGATCGACGCGCGCGAAGCCGCGGCCGAAACGCTCGAGAACACGCTGATCCGGATCGAGGAAGTGCGGGTTCATTCGGCCTCCCTCGACGGGCGCACCGCCCGGATCGCGTTGCTGTTCGTGGCCGATATTGCCGCGCTCACCCGCGACAAGGATGGCAATATCATCGGCGGATCGCTCGACGACGCGATCGAAAGCCGCGATGTGTGGACCTTCTCGCGCAACGTCACCGCGCGTGATCCCAACTGGCTGCTCGACGAAACCGACGAAGGTTGA
- the trpS gene encoding tryptophan--tRNA ligase has translation MRVVSGIQPTGKPHLGNYLGAIRNYVKLQDDAHAAGGECLIFIADLHALSMPHDPGELKSSTLELVATLVACGLDPDKAILFNQAQVPQHPELQWLLNGTARMGWLNRMTQWKDKAGKNREGQSVALFTYPVLQAADVLLYQATHVPVGEDQKQHLELARDIAQKFNNDFGTEDAPIFTLPEPIIPAEAARIMSLRDGSAKMSKSDPSDMSRINLSDDADTMAQKVKKAKTDPEPLPSEEAGLADRPEARNLVGIYAALAGEPVSAVLAQFGGQGFGAFKPALADLLVAKLGPIRDQFVALKDDTEALDAILARGAAKARERGTPTLNAAYKALGLVRH, from the coding sequence ATGCGCGTCGTCTCCGGCATCCAGCCCACCGGCAAGCCGCACCTCGGCAACTACCTTGGTGCGATCCGCAATTACGTGAAGCTGCAGGACGATGCCCATGCGGCGGGCGGCGAGTGCCTGATCTTCATCGCCGATCTCCACGCGCTGTCGATGCCGCACGATCCCGGCGAGCTCAAATCCTCGACGCTGGAACTGGTGGCCACGCTGGTCGCCTGCGGGCTCGATCCCGACAAGGCGATCCTGTTCAATCAGGCGCAGGTGCCGCAGCATCCGGAGCTGCAGTGGCTGCTCAACGGCACGGCCCGCATGGGCTGGCTTAACCGCATGACGCAGTGGAAGGACAAGGCGGGCAAGAACCGCGAAGGCCAGTCCGTGGCGCTTTTCACCTATCCCGTACTGCAGGCCGCCGACGTGCTGCTCTATCAGGCGACCCATGTGCCCGTGGGCGAAGACCAGAAGCAGCATCTGGAGCTCGCCCGCGACATCGCACAGAAGTTCAACAACGACTTCGGCACCGAAGATGCACCGATCTTCACCCTGCCCGAACCGATCATCCCTGCCGAAGCTGCGCGGATCATGTCCCTGCGCGATGGCAGCGCCAAGATGAGCAAGTCCGATCCTTCGGACATGAGCCGCATCAACCTGTCGGACGATGCCGATACGATGGCGCAGAAGGTCAAGAAGGCGAAGACAGACCCCGAGCCGCTTCCCTCCGAGGAAGCCGGACTGGCAGATCGGCCCGAAGCGAGGAACCTCGTCGGCATCTACGCTGCTCTTGCAGGCGAGCCGGTGTCCGCCGTGCTGGCCCAGTTCGGCGGACAGGGCTTCGGCGCGTTCAAGCCGGCGCTCGCCGACCTGCTGGTCGCCAAGCTCGGCCCCATCCGCGACCAGTTCGTGGCGCTGAAGGACGATACCGAGGCGCTCGACGCCATCCTCGCCCGCGGCGCCGCCAAGGCCCGCGAGCGCGGCACCCCGACCCTAAATGCGGCTTACAAGGCGCTGGGGCTGGTACGGCACTGA
- a CDS encoding DUF4136 domain-containing protein translates to MKSLTRLALPVALALGLSACASNSFKADVSRFAVPLPAPQGQTFAVVAEDPKLAGGLEFATYANSVAEELTQIGYTRVATPESADMLVRFDYRVDNGRERVRTDFNGVGYNRWGPWGGWGGGFGAWGFGFNDPFFGGPEVRSYTVYTSGVDVKIDRVADGQRLFEGKAEAVSRSNRLPRLVPNLVDALFTGFPGNSGETVRITIRDDEKTVRPAD, encoded by the coding sequence ATGAAGTCCCTTACCCGCCTCGCTCTGCCCGTGGCGCTTGCGCTCGGGCTGTCGGCCTGTGCATCCAATTCCTTCAAGGCCGATGTTTCGCGCTTTGCCGTACCGCTGCCGGCGCCGCAGGGACAGACCTTCGCGGTGGTGGCCGAGGATCCCAAACTCGCGGGCGGGCTCGAATTCGCGACCTATGCCAATTCCGTCGCAGAAGAGCTCACCCAGATCGGCTACACCCGTGTCGCTACGCCCGAAAGCGCCGACATGCTGGTGCGCTTCGACTACCGCGTCGACAACGGACGCGAGCGCGTTCGCACCGACTTCAACGGGGTCGGCTACAACCGGTGGGGTCCGTGGGGCGGATGGGGCGGCGGATTCGGCGCTTGGGGCTTTGGCTTCAACGATCCGTTCTTCGGTGGGCCGGAAGTGCGCAGTTACACCGTCTACACCAGCGGCGTGGACGTGAAGATTGACCGCGTGGCCGATGGCCAGCGCCTGTTCGAAGGCAAGGCCGAAGCCGTGTCGCGTTCAAACCGACTTCCGCGCCTCGTGCCAAACCTCGTGGACGCGCTGTTCACCGGCTTCCCCGGCAATTCGGGCGAAACCGTGCGAATCACCATCCGCGATGACGAAAAGACCGTGCGCCCTGCCGATTAA
- the ubiB gene encoding 2-polyprenylphenol 6-hydroxylase, with protein MPSPATHLIRLARWGVTLARRRALVGIENDPNAPAGLRRLVKLARLATLTGKSGKPDYAGAFRAIGPAAIKLGQSLATRPDLVGEEAANNLLSLQDSLPPVPFAQIRAVIESSFGQPIEALFSEIDPEPVGAASIAQVHKAVTTDGRKVAVKVLRPGIREKFAQDIQTYEWAAAHVEAMGGEAERLRPRLTIANFKRWTNSELDLRREAASASELAEQMAGVPGYRIPAVDWDRTNGRVMTIEWIDGIKISRVEELRARGHDLAAISEKLVISFLTQAISAGFFHADMHQGNLFIEDDGTIVAIDFGIMGRIDRRARQWLAEILYGLTTGNYQRVAEIHFEAQYVPSYHSVGEFATALRAVGEPMRGKPVKELSVGQMLDGLFAITRDFDMQTQPHLLLLQKTMVMVEGIATQLNPDINMWDTAAPYVRSWIRDELGPEAALADRLKQDAETLFRLPGLIRRVEEMFPPKGGAPEPPPLPEIALITDKREGRGWLGYVLAGLAGAGAVWGAVSAGWL; from the coding sequence GTGCCTTCGCCCGCAACGCATCTGATCCGCCTTGCCCGCTGGGGCGTGACGCTTGCCCGCCGCCGTGCGCTGGTTGGGATCGAGAATGATCCCAACGCGCCCGCAGGTCTGCGCCGCCTCGTCAAACTCGCGCGGCTCGCCACGCTGACCGGCAAAAGCGGCAAGCCCGATTACGCGGGCGCCTTCCGCGCTATTGGCCCGGCTGCGATCAAGCTTGGCCAGTCGCTCGCCACCCGCCCCGATCTGGTGGGTGAGGAAGCAGCCAACAATCTCCTGTCATTGCAGGACAGCCTGCCGCCGGTGCCCTTCGCGCAAATCCGTGCGGTGATCGAATCGAGCTTCGGCCAGCCGATCGAGGCGCTGTTCAGCGAAATCGATCCCGAGCCTGTGGGTGCCGCGTCCATCGCGCAGGTGCACAAGGCGGTGACCACCGATGGCCGCAAGGTCGCGGTGAAGGTGTTGCGCCCCGGAATCCGCGAGAAGTTCGCGCAGGACATCCAGACCTATGAATGGGCTGCGGCCCATGTCGAGGCGATGGGCGGCGAGGCCGAGCGTCTGCGCCCGCGCCTGACCATCGCCAATTTCAAGCGCTGGACCAATTCCGAGCTCGACCTCCGCCGCGAAGCTGCCTCGGCGAGCGAGCTGGCCGAGCAGATGGCGGGCGTGCCGGGTTACCGCATTCCGGCTGTCGATTGGGACCGCACCAATGGCCGGGTGATGACCATCGAATGGATCGACGGCATCAAGATCAGCCGCGTCGAGGAACTGCGCGCGCGCGGCCATGATCTGGCGGCGATTTCCGAGAAACTGGTTATCAGCTTCCTGACCCAGGCGATCAGCGCGGGGTTCTTCCATGCCGACATGCATCAGGGCAACCTGTTCATCGAGGATGACGGCACCATCGTCGCGATCGATTTCGGGATCATGGGCCGGATCGACCGCCGTGCGCGCCAGTGGCTCGCGGAAATCCTCTACGGGCTGACAACCGGCAATTACCAGCGCGTCGCCGAAATCCATTTCGAGGCGCAGTACGTGCCGTCCTACCATTCGGTCGGCGAATTCGCGACCGCGCTGCGCGCCGTGGGCGAGCCGATGCGCGGCAAGCCGGTGAAGGAACTCAGCGTCGGCCAGATGCTCGACGGGCTGTTCGCGATCACCCGCGATTTCGACATGCAGACCCAGCCGCACCTGCTGCTGCTGCAAAAGACGATGGTGATGGTCGAAGGCATCGCAACCCAGCTCAATCCCGACATCAACATGTGGGACACCGCGGCGCCTTACGTACGCTCGTGGATTCGTGACGAGCTCGGGCCGGAAGCGGCGCTGGCGGATCGCCTGAAGCAGGATGCCGAAACGCTGTTTCGCCTTCCGGGCCTGATCCGCCGCGTCGAGGAGATGTTCCCGCCCAAGGGCGGCGCGCCCGAACCGCCGCCGCTGCCGGAGATCGCGCTCATCACCGACAAGCGCGAAGGGCGCGGGTGGCTGGGTTATGTGCTTGCCGGACTGGCAGGCGCGGGCGCAGTATGGGGCGCAGTGAGCGCGGGCTGGCTCTAG